In Aestuariibaculum lutulentum, one DNA window encodes the following:
- a CDS encoding OmpP1/FadL family transporter, translating to MKKLNLLFIGILSACTLNAQDISDALRYSQSEIQGTARFRALSGAFGALGGDMSAVSLNPASSAVFNASHVSFSLSNADVKNETQYFNGFNKVNNSKFDLNQGGASFVFAARNNSPWRKFSLGVAYEKTNNHENVWNAIGTNTNDDGQFSNSIASYFYDYADGVRLVEISLNDRYIEEAYQAIGGKYGFAHQQAFLGYQAYILDPVTDSDDNTEYIANVATGNFAHDYAYISTGYNGKISFNFATQYQDKLYLGLNLNSHFIDYDRVTSLMEDNNNGGDIEFIDFDNTLSTTGNGFSFQLGGILKLSQEFRVGATYDSPTWYTIREETTQYINTNLADPDVDYIPSIINVYPQYRIQTPGKFTGSLAYIFGSQGLISFDYSIKDYSNTKFKPTSDSFFAEQNTVMNNILTSASTYRIGGEYRIKQLSLRGGYRYEESPYADGVTVGDLNGFSVGLGYSFGNTKFDVTFDQSQRSFETPLYNVGLIDSASIDQTNSNVTFSLSFNL from the coding sequence ATGAAAAAGTTAAACCTGTTATTTATAGGTATACTATCGGCATGCACACTAAATGCTCAGGATATTAGTGATGCTCTCCGTTATTCACAAAGTGAAATTCAAGGAACAGCGCGTTTCAGAGCCTTAAGCGGGGCCTTTGGTGCCTTAGGTGGCGACATGAGTGCCGTTAGCTTAAACCCCGCCAGTTCGGCAGTATTTAATGCGAGTCATGTTTCGTTTTCATTATCAAACGCCGATGTAAAAAATGAAACGCAATATTTCAACGGGTTTAACAAAGTCAATAATTCCAAGTTTGACTTAAATCAGGGAGGTGCTTCGTTTGTATTCGCTGCAAGAAATAATTCACCTTGGCGCAAGTTTTCTTTAGGTGTGGCTTATGAGAAAACCAACAATCATGAAAATGTATGGAATGCTATTGGCACAAACACCAATGATGATGGTCAATTTAGCAACTCCATTGCAAGTTATTTTTACGATTACGCCGATGGAGTAAGACTTGTAGAGATTTCACTTAACGACAGATATATTGAAGAAGCCTATCAAGCTATCGGTGGTAAATACGGGTTTGCGCATCAACAAGCTTTTTTGGGTTATCAGGCTTATATTTTAGATCCGGTAACTGATAGCGACGACAACACCGAATATATAGCAAACGTGGCAACCGGAAACTTTGCTCACGATTACGCTTACATTTCAACCGGATACAACGGTAAAATATCCTTCAACTTTGCCACGCAGTACCAGGACAAGTTATATTTAGGCCTTAACTTAAATTCACACTTTATAGATTATGATCGTGTAACCAGCTTAATGGAGGACAATAACAATGGTGGAGACATCGAGTTTATCGATTTCGACAATACCTTATCTACCACAGGAAATGGTTTTTCATTTCAGTTAGGTGGTATTTTAAAACTTTCACAAGAATTTAGAGTTGGTGCAACGTACGACTCTCCTACCTGGTATACCATTAGAGAAGAAACAACACAATATATCAATACCAATCTTGCAGATCCCGATGTTGACTATATTCCATCCATCATTAATGTTTACCCGCAATACAGAATTCAAACTCCTGGTAAATTCACAGGAAGTTTAGCTTATATTTTTGGAAGTCAAGGCTTAATCAGTTTTGATTACTCTATTAAAGATTACAGCAATACAAAATTTAAACCTACATCTGATAGTTTCTTTGCAGAGCAAAACACTGTCATGAATAATATTTTAACCTCCGCTTCTACTTACCGCATTGGTGGAGAATACCGTATAAAACAATTAAGTTTACGTGGTGGTTACCGCTATGAAGAAAGTCCGTATGCCGATGGTGTTACTGTTGGAGATTTAAACGGATTCTCAGTAGGTTTAGGTTATAGCTTTGGAAACACGAAATTTGATGTCACTTTCGATCAGTCGCAACGCTCGTTCGAAACGCCCTTATATAATGTTGGCTTGATAGATTCTGCATCAATAGATCAAACGAATTCGAACGTTACGTTCTCGTTAAGTTTCAACTTGTAA
- the folE gene encoding GTP cyclohydrolase I FolE, with protein sequence MKIENNLEEFESLGDDHIGTSSDTPLRGDAFKLSNEEKIEIIKDDVRHIMETLGLDLTDDSLSGTPNRVAKMFVKEIFGGLDPKRKPSASTFDNKYKYGEMLVEKNITVYSTCEHHLLPIVGKAHIAYISNGSVVGLSKMNRIVDYYAKRPQVQERLTIQIVKELQEVLGTDDVACVVDAKHLCVNSRGIRDIESSTVTSEFGGKFKEESVRREFLDYIKLDTKF encoded by the coding sequence ATGAAAATTGAGAATAACTTAGAAGAATTTGAATCTTTAGGAGACGACCACATTGGAACTTCATCAGACACCCCATTAAGAGGTGATGCTTTTAAACTTTCTAATGAAGAAAAAATAGAAATTATTAAAGACGATGTTCGTCACATCATGGAAACATTGGGTCTTGATTTAACAGACGACAGTTTAAGCGGTACGCCAAACCGTGTTGCCAAAATGTTTGTTAAAGAAATTTTTGGAGGTTTAGATCCAAAAAGAAAGCCAAGTGCTTCAACTTTCGACAATAAATACAAATACGGTGAAATGCTTGTTGAAAAAAACATCACAGTGTATTCAACCTGCGAACACCACTTATTACCTATCGTTGGTAAAGCGCATATTGCTTATATCTCGAACGGTTCGGTTGTTGGTTTATCTAAAATGAATCGAATTGTAGATTACTACGCTAAACGTCCACAAGTACAGGAACGTTTAACGATTCAAATTGTTAAAGAACTTCAGGAAGTTTTAGGTACAGACGATGTTGCCTGCGTTGTAGATGCAAAACACTTATGTGTAAACTCAAGAGGTATTCGCGATATTGAAAGTAGTACCGTAACCTCAGAATTTGGTGGTAAATTCAAAGAAGAATCTGTGCGCAGAGAATTTTTAGATTACATAAAATTAGACACTAAGTTTTAA
- the cysS gene encoding cysteine--tRNA ligase, translating into MQLFQDQHIKIYNSLTGKKELFKPINEGHVGMYVCGPTVYSNVHLGNVRTFMSFDMIFRYLKHLGYKVRYVRNITDAGHLENDADAGEDKITKKARLEQIEPMEVVQRYTVDFHNILNIFNFLPPSIEPTATGHIIEQIELIKSIIDNGFAYEVNGSVYFDVYKFNESHEYGKLSKRKLDDLIHNTRELDGQSDKKNPQDFALWKKAEPQHIMRWPSPWGDGFPGWHLECTAMSTKYLGDKFDIHGGGMDLKFPHHECEIAQNEAAKGESPVNYWMHANMLELNGQRMSKTTGNTVNPDELLSGNNKFFSKAYAPSVIRFFIAQSSYRSVLDLTDDGLLASEKGFYRLMDAINQLDSLQASKTSTIDISAWKQACYDAMNDDFNSPIVIAHLFEAVKYINQIKEGVETLTETDLELLKETINIFTFDILGLENVTKKESGTDKLSAAVDILIKLRQEARANRDFALSDQIRDELANAGIQLKDGKDGTTFSVN; encoded by the coding sequence ATGCAACTTTTTCAAGATCAACACATAAAAATATATAATTCTCTTACTGGTAAAAAAGAACTTTTTAAACCTATAAACGAAGGCCACGTGGGTATGTATGTATGTGGACCCACGGTTTACAGCAACGTGCATTTAGGAAATGTAAGAACCTTTATGTCTTTCGATATGATATTCAGATATCTAAAGCATTTAGGTTATAAAGTTCGCTATGTAAGGAATATTACCGATGCTGGTCACTTAGAAAATGATGCCGATGCTGGTGAAGATAAAATCACTAAAAAAGCACGTTTAGAACAAATTGAACCTATGGAAGTAGTACAACGCTACACTGTAGATTTTCATAACATTCTAAACATCTTTAATTTCCTGCCGCCAAGCATTGAGCCTACAGCAACAGGACATATTATTGAACAAATTGAACTTATAAAAAGTATTATCGATAATGGTTTTGCTTACGAAGTAAACGGATCGGTATATTTCGATGTATATAAGTTTAATGAAAGTCATGAGTACGGAAAATTAAGTAAACGAAAACTGGACGATTTAATTCACAACACCCGTGAATTAGACGGACAAAGCGATAAAAAGAATCCGCAGGATTTTGCCCTTTGGAAAAAAGCCGAACCGCAACACATTATGCGCTGGCCTTCGCCTTGGGGAGACGGTTTCCCGGGTTGGCATTTAGAATGTACAGCCATGAGCACTAAATATTTAGGTGATAAATTTGATATTCATGGTGGAGGAATGGATTTAAAATTCCCGCACCACGAATGTGAAATTGCTCAAAATGAAGCCGCTAAAGGAGAATCGCCAGTAAACTACTGGATGCATGCCAATATGCTGGAATTAAACGGACAACGTATGTCTAAAACTACTGGAAACACAGTGAATCCGGATGAATTATTATCCGGAAACAACAAATTTTTCAGTAAGGCTTACGCGCCAAGTGTGATTCGTTTCTTCATCGCTCAATCATCATACAGAAGTGTTTTAGACTTAACCGATGATGGGTTATTAGCAAGCGAAAAAGGATTTTACAGGTTAATGGATGCTATTAATCAATTAGATAGCCTGCAAGCTTCTAAAACCTCAACAATAGATATCAGTGCATGGAAACAAGCTTGTTATGATGCTATGAATGACGATTTCAATTCTCCTATTGTTATTGCGCATTTATTTGAAGCTGTAAAATATATTAATCAGATTAAAGAAGGTGTAGAAACCTTAACCGAAACTGATTTAGAATTATTAAAAGAAACGATTAACATCTTTACTTTTGATATTTTAGGGCTTGAAAACGTGACTAAAAAGGAATCGGGTACCGATAAATTATCGGCGGCTGTAGATATTTTAATAAAATTAAGACAAGAAGCCAGAGCGAATAGAGATTTTGCTTTGTCTGATCAAATTCGTGATGAATTGGCAAACGCTGGAATTCAACTAAAAGACGGTAAAGACGGCACAACGTTTTCCGTAAATTAA
- the yidD gene encoding membrane protein insertion efficiency factor YidD: MKKLLVVPFLFLIKIYQTFISPLTPATCRYTPTCSHYSKEALQKYGLFKGGWMAIKRIFSCHPWGGSGYDPVP; this comes from the coding sequence ATGAAAAAACTACTTGTTGTACCGTTTCTATTTCTAATAAAGATTTATCAAACCTTTATTTCTCCGCTAACACCAGCAACCTGTAGATACACGCCTACCTGTTCGCATTACAGCAAAGAAGCTTTACAAAAATATGGTTTGTTTAAAGGTGGATGGATGGCAATAAAGCGCATTTTTAGTTGTCACCCTTGGGGAGGTTCAGGTTACGACCCTGTACCTTAA
- a CDS encoding aminoacyl-histidine dipeptidase produces the protein MSSEIRQLQPQQLWNKFADLNEVPRPSKKEERVIAFMKSFGENLGLETVVDAVGNVIIKKPATVGMEDKTTVVMQSHLDMVHQKNNDTVFDFDSQGIDMYIDGDWVRAKGTTLGADNGLGVATIMAILESTDIAHPAIEALFTIDEETGMTGAMGLKGGLLSGGILLNLDTEEDDEIGVGCAGGIDVTATRTYEEEETPEFKIGFEIKVKGLQGGHSGMQIHEGLGNANKIMNRMLFDGFENYGLRISQVEGGSLRNAIPRESVAVVAIDAIHEEAFVLETKILADVIKNELKTMEPDLEILVSKCETPEKIMDLGIQEGFTRALYAAHNGVYRMSADIPNLVETSNNIAKVIIKNGNIHVGCLTRSSVESSKMDLANTLRATFELTGCEVEFSGDYPGWAPNMDSAILKVMTKLYEDLNGEQAHVAACHAGLECGILGQNYPEMDMISFGPNIKGAHSPDERAQISSVQKYWAFVLEILKNIPSKN, from the coding sequence ATGAGTTCAGAAATAAGACAACTTCAACCCCAACAATTGTGGAATAAATTCGCCGATTTAAACGAAGTACCACGTCCTTCAAAAAAAGAGGAACGTGTTATAGCGTTTATGAAAAGTTTCGGTGAAAACTTAGGTTTAGAAACAGTAGTTGATGCTGTTGGGAATGTCATCATAAAGAAGCCTGCAACTGTGGGTATGGAAGATAAAACAACCGTAGTGATGCAGTCGCATTTAGATATGGTTCATCAAAAAAATAACGATACCGTTTTCGATTTCGATTCTCAGGGTATTGATATGTATATTGATGGCGATTGGGTACGCGCAAAAGGAACAACCCTTGGTGCAGACAATGGGTTAGGTGTGGCAACGATTATGGCTATTTTAGAAAGCACCGATATTGCTCATCCTGCCATAGAAGCTTTATTTACCATTGATGAAGAAACTGGAATGACTGGAGCGATGGGCTTAAAAGGCGGATTGCTTTCAGGTGGTATTTTATTGAATTTAGATACCGAAGAAGATGATGAGATTGGTGTAGGTTGCGCCGGAGGAATCGATGTTACGGCAACCAGAACTTATGAGGAAGAAGAAACACCGGAATTTAAAATTGGATTCGAGATAAAAGTAAAAGGGTTGCAAGGAGGACATTCAGGAATGCAGATTCATGAAGGTCTTGGTAATGCCAACAAAATTATGAACCGCATGTTATTTGACGGTTTCGAAAATTATGGATTACGTATTTCGCAAGTAGAAGGAGGAAGTTTACGTAATGCCATTCCTCGCGAGAGTGTTGCTGTCGTGGCTATCGATGCCATTCATGAAGAAGCATTTGTATTAGAAACTAAGATTTTAGCAGATGTTATTAAGAATGAGTTAAAAACCATGGAACCAGATTTAGAAATTTTAGTTTCTAAATGTGAGACGCCAGAGAAAATTATGGATTTAGGTATTCAGGAAGGGTTTACCAGAGCACTTTATGCTGCACATAATGGTGTTTACCGTATGAGTGCCGATATTCCTAATTTGGTGGAAACATCAAATAATATAGCTAAGGTTATTATTAAAAATGGAAATATTCACGTAGGATGTTTAACGCGATCTTCGGTTGAGAGTTCAAAAATGGATTTAGCGAATACCTTAAGAGCGACATTTGAATTAACGGGTTGTGAAGTTGAGTTTTCAGGCGATTATCCTGGTTGGGCGCCAAATATGGATTCTGCCATTTTAAAAGTAATGACTAAGTTATATGAAGATTTAAACGGAGAACAAGCACATGTTGCCGCTTGCCATGCCGGATTAGAATGTGGTATTCTTGGACAAAATTACCCTGAAATGGATATGATTAGTTTTGGTCCTAATATTAAGGGAGCACACAGTCCAGATGAGCGTGCACAGATTTCTTCAGTTCAAAAATACTGGGCATTTGTTCTTGAAATACTTAAGAACATTCCGAGTAAAAATTAA
- a CDS encoding DUF3810 domain-containing protein has product MLIKKKTIIALLIIPQYLFVKLLGKYPEFVETYYSNGLYPIISKLFRYTLGWLPFSFGDLIYAFAIIYILRWLYLKKTRIWKDSLNWVIDVTVALSVIFFLFHLCWGLNYHRLPLHKNLNLNRDYTTEQLVAVTEKLIKKSNELHLKITNNDTIKVTVPYSKTEILNMAPIGYENLKIIFPHLEYHPKSVKKSLFSYPLTYMGFSGYLNPLTNEAQVDAIIPTIKIPTTSSHEIAHQLGYAAENEANFIGCLAAINHDDIYFNYAGFTFGLRYCLNEVYFRDECLYDDLVADVNEGILKNYKETRDFWEAHANPLEPFFKIFYSNYLKANQQSKGMESYSYVVALLSNYFNEKSL; this is encoded by the coding sequence ATGCTGATAAAGAAAAAGACCATTATTGCCCTGCTTATTATTCCGCAATATCTGTTTGTTAAGCTACTGGGCAAGTATCCTGAATTTGTTGAAACCTATTACAGTAATGGACTGTATCCAATAATTTCGAAGCTGTTTCGATATACGCTGGGTTGGTTACCTTTTTCGTTCGGCGATTTAATCTATGCTTTTGCCATAATCTATATATTAAGATGGCTGTATTTAAAAAAAACCCGTATTTGGAAAGATAGTCTGAATTGGGTGATTGATGTAACTGTAGCTCTGTCTGTTATTTTCTTTTTGTTTCATTTATGCTGGGGATTAAATTACCACCGATTACCGCTTCATAAAAACTTAAACCTAAATCGCGATTATACTACAGAACAATTGGTCGCTGTTACCGAAAAGCTCATTAAAAAATCGAACGAGCTGCATTTAAAAATCACCAATAACGATACTATTAAAGTTACCGTCCCCTATAGCAAAACAGAAATTCTTAATATGGCGCCAATAGGTTATGAAAACTTAAAAATCATATTTCCACATTTGGAATACCATCCAAAAAGTGTAAAAAAGTCGCTATTTAGTTACCCGCTAACATATATGGGTTTTAGTGGTTATTTAAATCCGTTAACCAACGAGGCTCAAGTTGACGCCATTATTCCAACCATTAAAATACCAACAACATCTTCTCATGAAATTGCTCACCAGTTGGGCTATGCTGCTGAAAACGAAGCCAATTTTATAGGTTGTTTAGCGGCTATTAATCATGATGATATTTACTTTAATTATGCCGGCTTTACTTTTGGATTACGCTATTGCTTAAACGAAGTCTATTTTCGAGATGAATGTCTTTACGACGACTTAGTTGCCGATGTTAATGAGGGTATTTTAAAAAACTACAAAGAAACCCGCGACTTCTGGGAAGCTCATGCCAATCCGTTAGAACCCTTTTTCAAAATCTTTTACAGTAACTATTTAAAAGCCAACCAACAAAGCAAAGGCATGGAAAGTTACAGTTATGTGGTAGCGTTGCTGAGCAATTACTTCAATGAAAAATCTTTATGA
- a CDS encoding amidohydrolase family protein, translating into MLKNYLASMAIVFSMSLFAQDYFPKNDGVHTVNKNYTAITNAKLFVTPTQIIENGTLLIQDGKVVATGSSVSIPKNSIIIDVEGKSIYPSFIDVFSSFGIEVPNASSASSRRSRQYDASRTGYYWNDHIMPEKHATDAFNYNTKEATELLKAGFGVVNTHIPDGIVRGTGVLIALNNEQGNQYRIIDENSGQYSSFSKSITSQQAYPTSLMGSMALLRQVFIDADWYAGGHIDTKDLSLEAFNDNKNLIQFFDAGSRANIMRADKVGDAYGVQYVMLGGGDEYERVADIKASQAKLILPLNFPDAYDVEDPFLSSALTLGDMKAWNQRPSNPKILSENDIIFAFTTHSSKSLKEFRENLLKVIEAGLSKEKALEALTMIPAQLLGKEQLIGSLEKGHLANFIVTSGDIFDKKTTIYENWVQGNKTTFEDINKKDIKGDYKVTLANENYSMSISGELSKPKIEVKQGEQKLNANLTYKDDWVNIAIASKDSTKQEFIRITALTEKDRVLRGKYILPNGSEFPLKITAEEKEAEDSKSETETKDTNILLPITYPNKAYGFAEIPRAETMLFKNATVWTNEKDGILENTDVLIKDGKISKIGKNLSNGKATVIDATGKHLTAGIIDEHSHIAAAAINEAGQNSSAEVTIEDVINETDVNIYRNLAGGVTSIQILHGSANPIGGRSAIIKLKWGESADNLIYDNTPKFIKFALGENVKQSNWSGGRFPQTRMGVEQVYIDYFTRAKEYDALKKSGKPYKTDLELEVLAEILNKERFISCHSYVQSEINMLMKVAEKFNFNINTFTHILEGYKVADKMVEHGVGGSTFSDWWAYKFEVNDAIPYNASIMHNAGVTVAINSDDAEMSRRLNQEAAKTIKYGGVSEEDAWKFVTLNPAKLLHLDDRVGSIKVGKDADVVLWSHNPLSIYAKAEKTIIEGVTYFDIEQDKKMREAIKTEKNQLINMMLQSKNKGDKTQPVKKKEHKHLHCDSIENEI; encoded by the coding sequence ATGCTGAAAAATTATTTAGCAAGTATGGCCATTGTATTTTCAATGAGCCTATTTGCACAGGATTATTTTCCAAAAAATGATGGCGTACACACTGTGAACAAAAACTACACCGCCATAACCAATGCCAAACTTTTTGTTACTCCAACACAAATTATTGAAAACGGAACTCTTCTTATTCAAGATGGAAAAGTAGTTGCTACCGGATCATCGGTTTCCATTCCAAAAAATTCAATTATTATCGATGTTGAAGGTAAAAGCATCTACCCATCTTTTATCGATGTCTTTTCTTCTTTCGGAATTGAAGTTCCAAACGCATCTTCTGCTTCAAGTAGAAGATCAAGGCAATATGATGCTTCACGTACAGGTTATTACTGGAACGACCATATCATGCCTGAAAAACATGCGACAGATGCATTTAATTACAATACTAAAGAAGCTACCGAATTATTAAAAGCCGGGTTTGGAGTTGTAAACACACATATTCCTGATGGTATTGTTAGAGGTACAGGCGTATTGATTGCATTGAATAATGAGCAAGGCAACCAATACCGTATTATAGATGAAAATTCAGGACAATATTCCTCTTTTAGTAAAAGTATAACATCTCAACAAGCCTATCCTACTTCTTTAATGGGAAGCATGGCTTTATTAAGACAAGTATTTATTGATGCCGACTGGTATGCTGGTGGCCATATAGATACCAAAGACTTATCACTAGAAGCCTTTAATGACAATAAAAATCTGATTCAGTTTTTTGATGCGGGAAGTCGAGCCAACATTATGCGAGCTGATAAAGTTGGTGATGCTTATGGGGTGCAATACGTGATGTTAGGCGGTGGTGATGAATATGAGCGCGTTGCCGATATTAAAGCCTCTCAAGCCAAACTTATCTTACCATTAAATTTCCCTGATGCTTACGATGTGGAAGATCCGTTTTTATCTTCGGCATTAACTTTGGGAGATATGAAAGCCTGGAATCAAAGACCCTCAAATCCTAAAATATTATCTGAGAATGATATTATCTTTGCATTTACTACACACAGTTCAAAATCTCTAAAAGAATTTAGGGAAAACTTACTAAAAGTAATTGAAGCGGGGCTTTCTAAAGAAAAAGCTCTGGAAGCCTTAACTATGATTCCGGCGCAACTTTTAGGAAAAGAACAACTTATTGGTTCTCTCGAAAAAGGGCATCTGGCGAATTTTATTGTAACCTCAGGTGATATCTTCGACAAAAAGACCACCATTTACGAAAACTGGGTACAGGGCAATAAAACAACATTTGAAGACATCAATAAAAAGGATATAAAAGGTGATTACAAAGTAACTTTAGCAAATGAGAACTATAGCATGTCTATTTCAGGTGAATTGAGTAAACCTAAAATTGAAGTTAAACAAGGTGAACAAAAGCTAAATGCCAACCTGACTTACAAAGATGACTGGGTTAATATTGCAATCGCATCAAAAGATTCTACCAAACAGGAGTTTATAAGAATAACTGCTTTAACTGAAAAGGATCGCGTGTTAAGAGGAAAGTATATTCTACCAAACGGCAGTGAATTTCCTTTAAAAATTACGGCTGAAGAAAAAGAAGCTGAAGATTCCAAATCGGAAACCGAAACAAAAGACACAAACATTCTTTTACCTATTACCTACCCAAATAAAGCCTACGGTTTCGCCGAAATACCACGGGCAGAAACCATGTTATTTAAAAATGCTACGGTTTGGACAAACGAAAAAGATGGTATTTTAGAAAACACCGATGTACTAATCAAAGACGGTAAAATTTCTAAAATAGGTAAAAACCTATCCAATGGAAAAGCCACAGTAATCGACGCCACTGGTAAGCATTTAACAGCTGGAATTATAGACGAGCACTCTCATATTGCCGCTGCCGCAATTAATGAAGCTGGACAAAACTCATCTGCCGAAGTTACCATCGAAGATGTTATTAATGAAACCGATGTTAATATTTACCGAAACCTTGCCGGCGGCGTTACCTCCATTCAAATACTACATGGTTCGGCGAACCCTATTGGTGGACGTTCGGCTATCATCAAACTAAAATGGGGAGAATCGGCAGATAATTTAATCTACGACAACACCCCTAAATTCATAAAATTTGCCCTTGGTGAAAATGTCAAGCAGTCTAACTGGAGTGGTGGCAGATTCCCGCAAACACGTATGGGGGTTGAACAGGTATATATCGATTACTTTACCCGAGCTAAGGAATACGATGCTTTAAAGAAAAGCGGAAAACCTTATAAAACAGACTTAGAATTGGAGGTTTTAGCTGAAATTCTAAACAAAGAACGCTTTATTTCATGTCACTCCTATGTACAAAGCGAAATTAATATGCTCATGAAAGTCGCCGAAAAATTCAACTTCAACATTAATACATTTACCCATATTCTTGAAGGCTATAAGGTAGCCGATAAAATGGTTGAGCATGGCGTTGGCGGATCGACATTTAGCGATTGGTGGGCTTATAAATTCGAAGTTAACGACGCTATTCCGTACAATGCGAGCATTATGCACAATGCTGGTGTTACGGTTGCTATAAATAGTGACGATGCCGAAATGTCTCGCAGACTAAATCAGGAAGCTGCAAAAACCATTAAATATGGTGGAGTTAGTGAAGAAGATGCCTGGAAGTTTGTGACTTTAAACCCTGCCAAATTGTTACATCTCGATGATCGTGTTGGAAGCATAAAGGTTGGTAAAGATGCTGATGTCGTTTTATGGTCTCACAATCCTTTAAGTATTTACGCTAAAGCTGAAAAAACAATTATAGAAGGTGTTACCTATTTCGATATTGAGCAAGACAAAAAGATGCGTGAAGCCATTAAAACAGAGAAAAACCAGTTGATTAATATGATGCTTCAATCTAAAAACAAAGGTGATAAAACGCAACCTGTTAAAAAGAAAGAACACAAACACTTACACTGCGATTCTATTGAAAATGAGATTTAA
- a CDS encoding amidohydrolase family protein, producing the protein MKTFLSYIAFVCCLNAFAQQTPAPKQTKDIAILGAKAHIGNGTVIENSVIILSDGRITNIVNGDVVKLNLTNIDVINANGKHVYPGFILPNSTLGLVEIDAVKASDDEKEMGAWNPHIRSLIAYNAESKIVESLRPNGVLIGQITPQGGRMSGTSSVVQFDAWNWEDAAIKVNDALHLNWPSNFSASHAFFSNTRTGISANENYNEQIKEIETYFQNAIAYNKGDKKPTNLPFASMEGLFNGNQKLFIHVNEEKGIIDAVNFCKTFQLNNVVIVGGKEAYKTIDILKENNIPVVLNRVHSLPDSDDDDYNLPYKTARLLVNQGITVCLDSSGDMERMSSRNLPFYAGTTVTYGLSQEQALQLITLNAAKVLRIDTDYGSLEKGKSATLFISEGDALDMKTNAISHAFIDGRQISLETHQTELWKRYSEKLKTK; encoded by the coding sequence ATGAAAACATTCTTATCATACATAGCTTTTGTTTGTTGCCTTAACGCATTTGCACAACAAACACCTGCTCCAAAACAAACAAAGGACATTGCTATCCTGGGAGCAAAGGCTCATATCGGTAATGGCACTGTTATTGAAAACAGTGTTATTATATTAAGTGACGGGAGAATTACAAACATTGTTAATGGCGATGTAGTAAAACTAAATTTAACCAACATCGATGTTATTAATGCTAATGGTAAACATGTTTATCCTGGTTTTATTTTACCAAACTCCACTCTTGGGTTGGTAGAAATCGATGCTGTAAAAGCGTCAGATGATGAAAAAGAAATGGGAGCCTGGAACCCCCACATTAGAAGTTTAATTGCCTATAATGCCGAATCTAAAATTGTTGAAAGTTTAAGACCTAACGGCGTACTTATCGGGCAAATTACCCCGCAAGGCGGACGTATGTCAGGAACATCATCTGTCGTTCAATTTGATGCCTGGAACTGGGAAGACGCTGCTATTAAAGTTAATGATGCGCTTCATCTGAACTGGCCTAGTAATTTTTCAGCTTCTCATGCCTTCTTTTCAAATACCCGTACAGGAATTTCAGCGAATGAAAACTACAACGAACAGATTAAAGAAATTGAAACTTATTTTCAAAACGCAATAGCCTATAATAAGGGCGATAAAAAACCGACTAATCTACCTTTTGCTTCTATGGAGGGTCTTTTTAATGGAAATCAAAAATTGTTCATCCATGTTAATGAAGAAAAAGGCATTATTGATGCTGTTAACTTTTGTAAAACCTTTCAATTAAACAATGTCGTAATTGTTGGTGGAAAAGAAGCTTATAAGACTATTGATATTTTAAAAGAAAACAACATTCCTGTGGTTTTAAATCGCGTGCACTCGCTTCCTGATAGCGACGACGATGATTATAATCTACCCTACAAAACAGCGCGTTTATTGGTTAATCAAGGTATAACGGTTTGTTTGGACAGCAGTGGTGATATGGAACGTATGAGTTCAAGAAACCTACCTTTTTATGCAGGAACTACAGTTACTTACGGTTTATCTCAGGAACAGGCTTTACAATTAATAACTCTAAATGCAGCAAAAGTTTTACGGATTGATACCGATTATGGTTCTTTAGAAAAAGGGAAAAGTGCTACATTATTTATTTCGGAAGGCGATGCACTTGATATGAAAACAAATGCTATTTCTCATGCCTTTATTGATGGCAGACAAATTAGTTTAGAAACGCACCAAACCGAACTTTGGAAACGGTATTCAGAAAAACTTAAAACCAAATAA